One genomic window of Halogeometricum rufum includes the following:
- a CDS encoding helix-turn-helix transcriptional regulator: TNPNKADTDGDGTSDKVEIERGSDPGQDAQANAPVSPDVGFTLLGAAVLAAGGGYLWWRRRGDGAAATTDDGDGPDGAGAAAVDSAATTPAATEPVEAETATEPVPEPAAEAASTESAAEADDAGPEPYDEPLTREDEILAILEEAGGRLEQSTIVSETGWSKATVSRVLSSMADEGQVTKISLGRRNLITLPGHEPDGARSPFEKPT, encoded by the coding sequence ACGAACCCGAACAAGGCCGACACCGACGGCGACGGCACCAGCGACAAGGTGGAGATTGAACGCGGGTCGGACCCCGGACAGGACGCGCAGGCCAACGCACCCGTCTCGCCGGACGTCGGATTCACCCTCCTCGGCGCCGCCGTCCTCGCCGCCGGCGGCGGGTACCTCTGGTGGCGTCGTCGCGGCGACGGCGCGGCGGCGACGACCGACGACGGCGACGGGCCGGACGGCGCCGGCGCCGCCGCGGTGGATTCGGCCGCCACGACGCCCGCCGCGACCGAACCGGTCGAGGCGGAGACTGCGACCGAACCGGTCCCCGAACCCGCCGCCGAGGCCGCGTCGACCGAGTCTGCGGCCGAGGCCGACGACGCGGGACCCGAACCGTACGACGAACCCCTCACCCGCGAGGACGAGATACTCGCCATCCTCGAAGAGGCGGGCGGTCGACTCGAACAGAGCACCATCGTCTCCGAGACCGGGTGGTCGAAGGCGACGGTCAGTCGCGTCCTCTCCTCGATGGCCGACGAGGGACAGGTGACGAAAATCTCGCTCGGCCGGCGGAACCTCATCACCCTCCCCGGCCACGAACCCGACGGCGCGCGGTCGCCGTTCGAGAAGCCGACCTGA